A portion of the Pangasianodon hypophthalmus isolate fPanHyp1 chromosome 20, fPanHyp1.pri, whole genome shotgun sequence genome contains these proteins:
- the kif17 gene encoding kinesin-like protein KIF17 isoform X3, whose product MASESVKVVVRCRPLNNREKTLNCKMVVSVDCSRCQCFIEKPGAAEEPPKQFTFDGMYFIDQTTEQMYNEIAYPLVEGVTEGYNGTIFAYGQTGSGKSFTMQGVSDPPAQRGVIPRAFEHIFETIQCAENTKFLVRASYLEIYKEEIRDLLGKDTKQKLELKEHPEQGVYVRDLSMHTVHSVGECERIMELGWKNRSVGYTLMNKDSSRSHSIFTIHLEICNIDAAGEDHLRAGKLNLVDLAGSERQSKTGATGDRLQEATKINLSLSALGNVISALVDGRSKHIPYRDSKLTRLLQDSLGGNTRTLMVACLSPADNNYEESLSTLRYANRAKSIQNRPRVNEDPKDALLRQYQEEIKQLKALISGQLGTVSLISLLAGQRSQGSTGIQSRPQSSEKEKIKQDYEEKLARLQADYNAEQESKAKLQEDIAALRMSYETKLSSLERAKAYDSSKEVSPVNGATPEPSEASQDMLQESEQTKGVITAGPGGEPGVPESAVVATPGPLDRKHVLERLHQLEQEFVGGEQVRNEELRQRRRQRKTLANQRKKQLIEALSQCNEDSDAVLLNVYDSIQEEVHAKSRLLENTQSKLKAAKLEIRDLQVEFAAERDDYLASIRRLERETQLLQGLLERMVTLVRRDCNYSNLERLRKEAVWDEESGVWRLPEVLVQKTALPAAVPSSAASSSSRLPGRRNSATDPAEPFLEEEDRYKEMLNRSDSENIASNYFKMKRANQLLSGESMKNLASHSAVPGNGPSHQNSCGSNPAAEALLPRPFRLESLGIMPANTKAKRKKSKMYVSCDGI is encoded by the exons ATGGCCTCCGAGTCGGTGAAGGTGGTGGTCCGATGCCGGCCTCTGAACAACCGAGAGAAGACGCTCAACTGTAAGATGGTGGTGTCTGTCGATTGCAGCCGATGTCAATGTTTCATTGAGAAGCCAGGAGCCGCCGAGGAGCCGCCCAAACAGTTTACATTCGACGGGATGTACTTCATCGATCAGACCACTGAGCAGATGTACAACGAGATTGCATATCCTCTGGTGGAG GGTGTCACTGAAGGATACAACGGCACAATTTTCGCTTACggacaaacaggaagtgggaaATCCTTCACCATGCAGGGGGTGTCAGACCCCCCAGCTCAGAGAGGGGTCATACCAAGAGCTTTCGAGCACATCTTTGAGACCATCCAG TGTGCAGAAAACACAAAGTTCCTTGTGCGAGCCTCCTACCTTGAGATCTACAAAGAGGAAATCAGGGACCTTCTTGGGAAAGACACCAAACAGAAGCTGGAG CTGAAGGAGCATCCAGAGCAAGGAGTGTACGTGCGAGACCTCTCCATGCACACGGTGCACAGTGTAGGAGAGTGTGAGCGGATCATGGAGCTGGGCTGGAAAAATCGCTCAGTGGGATACACACTCATGAACAAAGACTCTTCCCGCTCGCATTCCATATTCACCATCCACCTGGAGATCTGCAACATAG ATGCTGCTGGTGAAGACCACTTACGTGCCGGGAAGCTTAACTTGGTGGACCTGGCCGGCAGCGAGCGCCAGTCCAAGACCGGTGCCACAGGAGACCGTCTTCAGGAAGCCACCAAAATCAACCTATCCCTGTCAGCACTGGGCAACGTCATCTCGGCGCTGGTCGATGGACGCTCCAAGCACATCCCTTACCGCGACTCCAAGCTCACTCGCCTCCTTCAGGACTCCTTAGGTGGCAACACACGCACCCTCATGGTGGCCTGCCTCTCCCCGGCTGACAACAACTACGAGGAGAGCCTGAGCACGCTGCGCTACGCCAACCGCGCCAAGAGCATCCAGAACCGTCCACGCGTCAACGAGGACCCCAAGGATGCACTCCTGCGCCAATACCAGGAGGAGATCAAACAGCTGAAGGCGCTCATCTCCGGTCAGCTCGGGACTGTAAGCCTCATCT CTTTGCTagcaggtcagaggtcacagggGAGCACAGGCATCCAGTCCAGGCCACAGAGCAGCGAGAAGGAGAAGATTAAACAG GATTATGAGGAGAAGCTTGCCAGACTGCAGGCGGACTACAACGCAGAGCAGGAATCCAAAGCTAAGCTCCAGGAGGACATTGCAGCCTTGAGAATGTCTTATGAGACCAAGCTGTCCAGCCTGGAGAGAGCAAAAGCAT ATGACTCCAGCAAAGAGGTCAGTCCTGTCAACGGAGCCACCCCAGAGCCCTCAGAGGCTTCCCAAGACATGTTACAG GAGAGTGAACAAACCAAGGGAGTTATTACAGCAGGTCCAGGGGGAGAGCCCGGGGTTCCAGAGTCAGCGGTTGTTGCTACGCCAGGCCCACTGGATCGGAAACATGTTTTGGAAAG GCTTCATCAGCTAGAGCAGGAGTTTGTCGGGGGCGAGCAGGTGAGAAACGAGGAGCTGAGGCAGCGGCGGAGGCAGAGGAAGACTCTGGCTAACCAAAGGAAGAAGCAGCTGATCGAGGCTCTGAGTCAGTGCAACGAAGACAGCGACGCCGTGCTGCTAAATGTTTACGACTCCATCCAGGAGGAGGTACACGCCAAGAGCAGGCTGCTGGAGAACACACAGAGCAAG CTAAAAGCTGCCAAGTTAGAGATCCGAGATCTGCAGGTAGAGTTTGCGGCTGAGCGTGATGACTACCTGGCCTCCATCAGACGTCTGGAACGTGAAACGCAGCTACTGCAGGGCCTCCTGGAGCGCATGGTGACGCTGGTGCGCAGGGACTGCAACTACAGCAACCTGGAGCGCCTGAGGAAGGAGGCAGTGTGGGACGAGGAGAGCGGCGTGTGGAGGCTCCCTGAGGTGCTGGTGCAGAAAACAGCGCTACCTGCAG CAGTGCCTTCATCGGCAGCCAGCAGCTCCTCCAGACTCCCAGGACGCAGGAACTCAGCCACAGACCCAGCAGAGCCTTTCCTg gaggaggaggaccgTTATAAGGAGATGCTGAACCGCAGCGACAGTGAAAACATCGCCAGTAACTACTTCAAGATGAAGAGAGCCAATCAGCTTTTATCAGGAGAGTCCATGAAGAACCTCG CCAGTCACTCTGCGGTTCCAGGAAACGGTCCGTCGCATCAAAACTCCTGTGGCTCAAACCCCGCTGCAGAGGCCCTCCTCCCTCGCCCGTTTCGCCTGGAGTCTCTGGGCATCATGCCTGCCAACACCAAAGCCAAGAGGAAGAAGAGCAAGATGTACGTCTCCTGTGATGGTATCTGA
- the kif17 gene encoding kinesin-like protein KIF17 isoform X2 yields the protein MASESVKVVVRCRPLNNREKTLNCKMVVSVDCSRCQCFIEKPGAAEEPPKQFTFDGMYFIDQTTEQMYNEIAYPLVEGVTEGYNGTIFAYGQTGSGKSFTMQGVSDPPAQRGVIPRAFEHIFETIQCAENTKFLVRASYLEIYKEEIRDLLGKDTKQKLELKEHPEQGVYVRDLSMHTVHSVGECERIMELGWKNRSVGYTLMNKDSSRSHSIFTIHLEICNIDAAGEDHLRAGKLNLVDLAGSERQSKTGATGDRLQEATKINLSLSALGNVISALVDGRSKHIPYRDSKLTRLLQDSLGGNTRTLMVACLSPADNNYEESLSTLRYANRAKSIQNRPRVNEDPKDALLRQYQEEIKQLKALISGQLGTVSLISLLAGQRSQGSTGIQSRPQSSEKEKIKQDYEEKLARLQADYNAEQESKAKLQEDIAALRMSYETKLSSLERAKASDDSSKEVSPVNGATPEPSEASQDMLQESEQTKGVITAGPGGEPGVPESAVVATPGPLDRKHVLERLHQLEQEFVGGEQVRNEELRQRRRQRKTLANQRKKQLIEALSQCNEDSDAVLLNVYDSIQEEVHAKSRLLENTQSKLKAAKLEIRDLQVEFAAERDDYLASIRRLERETQLLQGLLERMVTLVRRDCNYSNLERLRKEAVWDEESGVWRLPEVLVQKTALPAVPSSAASSSSRLPGRRNSATDPAEPFLEEEDRYKEMLNRSDSENIASNYFKMKRANQLLSGESMKNLASHSAVPGNGPSHQNSCGSNPAAEALLPRPFRLESLGIMPANTKAKRKKSKMYVSCDGI from the exons ATGGCCTCCGAGTCGGTGAAGGTGGTGGTCCGATGCCGGCCTCTGAACAACCGAGAGAAGACGCTCAACTGTAAGATGGTGGTGTCTGTCGATTGCAGCCGATGTCAATGTTTCATTGAGAAGCCAGGAGCCGCCGAGGAGCCGCCCAAACAGTTTACATTCGACGGGATGTACTTCATCGATCAGACCACTGAGCAGATGTACAACGAGATTGCATATCCTCTGGTGGAG GGTGTCACTGAAGGATACAACGGCACAATTTTCGCTTACggacaaacaggaagtgggaaATCCTTCACCATGCAGGGGGTGTCAGACCCCCCAGCTCAGAGAGGGGTCATACCAAGAGCTTTCGAGCACATCTTTGAGACCATCCAG TGTGCAGAAAACACAAAGTTCCTTGTGCGAGCCTCCTACCTTGAGATCTACAAAGAGGAAATCAGGGACCTTCTTGGGAAAGACACCAAACAGAAGCTGGAG CTGAAGGAGCATCCAGAGCAAGGAGTGTACGTGCGAGACCTCTCCATGCACACGGTGCACAGTGTAGGAGAGTGTGAGCGGATCATGGAGCTGGGCTGGAAAAATCGCTCAGTGGGATACACACTCATGAACAAAGACTCTTCCCGCTCGCATTCCATATTCACCATCCACCTGGAGATCTGCAACATAG ATGCTGCTGGTGAAGACCACTTACGTGCCGGGAAGCTTAACTTGGTGGACCTGGCCGGCAGCGAGCGCCAGTCCAAGACCGGTGCCACAGGAGACCGTCTTCAGGAAGCCACCAAAATCAACCTATCCCTGTCAGCACTGGGCAACGTCATCTCGGCGCTGGTCGATGGACGCTCCAAGCACATCCCTTACCGCGACTCCAAGCTCACTCGCCTCCTTCAGGACTCCTTAGGTGGCAACACACGCACCCTCATGGTGGCCTGCCTCTCCCCGGCTGACAACAACTACGAGGAGAGCCTGAGCACGCTGCGCTACGCCAACCGCGCCAAGAGCATCCAGAACCGTCCACGCGTCAACGAGGACCCCAAGGATGCACTCCTGCGCCAATACCAGGAGGAGATCAAACAGCTGAAGGCGCTCATCTCCGGTCAGCTCGGGACTGTAAGCCTCATCT CTTTGCTagcaggtcagaggtcacagggGAGCACAGGCATCCAGTCCAGGCCACAGAGCAGCGAGAAGGAGAAGATTAAACAG GATTATGAGGAGAAGCTTGCCAGACTGCAGGCGGACTACAACGCAGAGCAGGAATCCAAAGCTAAGCTCCAGGAGGACATTGCAGCCTTGAGAATGTCTTATGAGACCAAGCTGTCCAGCCTGGAGAGAGCAAAAGCAT CAGATGACTCCAGCAAAGAGGTCAGTCCTGTCAACGGAGCCACCCCAGAGCCCTCAGAGGCTTCCCAAGACATGTTACAG GAGAGTGAACAAACCAAGGGAGTTATTACAGCAGGTCCAGGGGGAGAGCCCGGGGTTCCAGAGTCAGCGGTTGTTGCTACGCCAGGCCCACTGGATCGGAAACATGTTTTGGAAAG GCTTCATCAGCTAGAGCAGGAGTTTGTCGGGGGCGAGCAGGTGAGAAACGAGGAGCTGAGGCAGCGGCGGAGGCAGAGGAAGACTCTGGCTAACCAAAGGAAGAAGCAGCTGATCGAGGCTCTGAGTCAGTGCAACGAAGACAGCGACGCCGTGCTGCTAAATGTTTACGACTCCATCCAGGAGGAGGTACACGCCAAGAGCAGGCTGCTGGAGAACACACAGAGCAAG CTAAAAGCTGCCAAGTTAGAGATCCGAGATCTGCAGGTAGAGTTTGCGGCTGAGCGTGATGACTACCTGGCCTCCATCAGACGTCTGGAACGTGAAACGCAGCTACTGCAGGGCCTCCTGGAGCGCATGGTGACGCTGGTGCGCAGGGACTGCAACTACAGCAACCTGGAGCGCCTGAGGAAGGAGGCAGTGTGGGACGAGGAGAGCGGCGTGTGGAGGCTCCCTGAGGTGCTGGTGCAGAAAACAGCGCTACCTGCAG TGCCTTCATCGGCAGCCAGCAGCTCCTCCAGACTCCCAGGACGCAGGAACTCAGCCACAGACCCAGCAGAGCCTTTCCTg gaggaggaggaccgTTATAAGGAGATGCTGAACCGCAGCGACAGTGAAAACATCGCCAGTAACTACTTCAAGATGAAGAGAGCCAATCAGCTTTTATCAGGAGAGTCCATGAAGAACCTCG CCAGTCACTCTGCGGTTCCAGGAAACGGTCCGTCGCATCAAAACTCCTGTGGCTCAAACCCCGCTGCAGAGGCCCTCCTCCCTCGCCCGTTTCGCCTGGAGTCTCTGGGCATCATGCCTGCCAACACCAAAGCCAAGAGGAAGAAGAGCAAGATGTACGTCTCCTGTGATGGTATCTGA
- the kif17 gene encoding kinesin-like protein KIF17 isoform X1, producing the protein MASESVKVVVRCRPLNNREKTLNCKMVVSVDCSRCQCFIEKPGAAEEPPKQFTFDGMYFIDQTTEQMYNEIAYPLVEGVTEGYNGTIFAYGQTGSGKSFTMQGVSDPPAQRGVIPRAFEHIFETIQCAENTKFLVRASYLEIYKEEIRDLLGKDTKQKLELKEHPEQGVYVRDLSMHTVHSVGECERIMELGWKNRSVGYTLMNKDSSRSHSIFTIHLEICNIDAAGEDHLRAGKLNLVDLAGSERQSKTGATGDRLQEATKINLSLSALGNVISALVDGRSKHIPYRDSKLTRLLQDSLGGNTRTLMVACLSPADNNYEESLSTLRYANRAKSIQNRPRVNEDPKDALLRQYQEEIKQLKALISGQLGTVSLISLLAGQRSQGSTGIQSRPQSSEKEKIKQDYEEKLARLQADYNAEQESKAKLQEDIAALRMSYETKLSSLERAKASDDSSKEVSPVNGATPEPSEASQDMLQESEQTKGVITAGPGGEPGVPESAVVATPGPLDRKHVLERLHQLEQEFVGGEQVRNEELRQRRRQRKTLANQRKKQLIEALSQCNEDSDAVLLNVYDSIQEEVHAKSRLLENTQSKLKAAKLEIRDLQVEFAAERDDYLASIRRLERETQLLQGLLERMVTLVRRDCNYSNLERLRKEAVWDEESGVWRLPEVLVQKTALPAAVPSSAASSSSRLPGRRNSATDPAEPFLEEEDRYKEMLNRSDSENIASNYFKMKRANQLLSGESMKNLASHSAVPGNGPSHQNSCGSNPAAEALLPRPFRLESLGIMPANTKAKRKKSKMYVSCDGI; encoded by the exons ATGGCCTCCGAGTCGGTGAAGGTGGTGGTCCGATGCCGGCCTCTGAACAACCGAGAGAAGACGCTCAACTGTAAGATGGTGGTGTCTGTCGATTGCAGCCGATGTCAATGTTTCATTGAGAAGCCAGGAGCCGCCGAGGAGCCGCCCAAACAGTTTACATTCGACGGGATGTACTTCATCGATCAGACCACTGAGCAGATGTACAACGAGATTGCATATCCTCTGGTGGAG GGTGTCACTGAAGGATACAACGGCACAATTTTCGCTTACggacaaacaggaagtgggaaATCCTTCACCATGCAGGGGGTGTCAGACCCCCCAGCTCAGAGAGGGGTCATACCAAGAGCTTTCGAGCACATCTTTGAGACCATCCAG TGTGCAGAAAACACAAAGTTCCTTGTGCGAGCCTCCTACCTTGAGATCTACAAAGAGGAAATCAGGGACCTTCTTGGGAAAGACACCAAACAGAAGCTGGAG CTGAAGGAGCATCCAGAGCAAGGAGTGTACGTGCGAGACCTCTCCATGCACACGGTGCACAGTGTAGGAGAGTGTGAGCGGATCATGGAGCTGGGCTGGAAAAATCGCTCAGTGGGATACACACTCATGAACAAAGACTCTTCCCGCTCGCATTCCATATTCACCATCCACCTGGAGATCTGCAACATAG ATGCTGCTGGTGAAGACCACTTACGTGCCGGGAAGCTTAACTTGGTGGACCTGGCCGGCAGCGAGCGCCAGTCCAAGACCGGTGCCACAGGAGACCGTCTTCAGGAAGCCACCAAAATCAACCTATCCCTGTCAGCACTGGGCAACGTCATCTCGGCGCTGGTCGATGGACGCTCCAAGCACATCCCTTACCGCGACTCCAAGCTCACTCGCCTCCTTCAGGACTCCTTAGGTGGCAACACACGCACCCTCATGGTGGCCTGCCTCTCCCCGGCTGACAACAACTACGAGGAGAGCCTGAGCACGCTGCGCTACGCCAACCGCGCCAAGAGCATCCAGAACCGTCCACGCGTCAACGAGGACCCCAAGGATGCACTCCTGCGCCAATACCAGGAGGAGATCAAACAGCTGAAGGCGCTCATCTCCGGTCAGCTCGGGACTGTAAGCCTCATCT CTTTGCTagcaggtcagaggtcacagggGAGCACAGGCATCCAGTCCAGGCCACAGAGCAGCGAGAAGGAGAAGATTAAACAG GATTATGAGGAGAAGCTTGCCAGACTGCAGGCGGACTACAACGCAGAGCAGGAATCCAAAGCTAAGCTCCAGGAGGACATTGCAGCCTTGAGAATGTCTTATGAGACCAAGCTGTCCAGCCTGGAGAGAGCAAAAGCAT CAGATGACTCCAGCAAAGAGGTCAGTCCTGTCAACGGAGCCACCCCAGAGCCCTCAGAGGCTTCCCAAGACATGTTACAG GAGAGTGAACAAACCAAGGGAGTTATTACAGCAGGTCCAGGGGGAGAGCCCGGGGTTCCAGAGTCAGCGGTTGTTGCTACGCCAGGCCCACTGGATCGGAAACATGTTTTGGAAAG GCTTCATCAGCTAGAGCAGGAGTTTGTCGGGGGCGAGCAGGTGAGAAACGAGGAGCTGAGGCAGCGGCGGAGGCAGAGGAAGACTCTGGCTAACCAAAGGAAGAAGCAGCTGATCGAGGCTCTGAGTCAGTGCAACGAAGACAGCGACGCCGTGCTGCTAAATGTTTACGACTCCATCCAGGAGGAGGTACACGCCAAGAGCAGGCTGCTGGAGAACACACAGAGCAAG CTAAAAGCTGCCAAGTTAGAGATCCGAGATCTGCAGGTAGAGTTTGCGGCTGAGCGTGATGACTACCTGGCCTCCATCAGACGTCTGGAACGTGAAACGCAGCTACTGCAGGGCCTCCTGGAGCGCATGGTGACGCTGGTGCGCAGGGACTGCAACTACAGCAACCTGGAGCGCCTGAGGAAGGAGGCAGTGTGGGACGAGGAGAGCGGCGTGTGGAGGCTCCCTGAGGTGCTGGTGCAGAAAACAGCGCTACCTGCAG CAGTGCCTTCATCGGCAGCCAGCAGCTCCTCCAGACTCCCAGGACGCAGGAACTCAGCCACAGACCCAGCAGAGCCTTTCCTg gaggaggaggaccgTTATAAGGAGATGCTGAACCGCAGCGACAGTGAAAACATCGCCAGTAACTACTTCAAGATGAAGAGAGCCAATCAGCTTTTATCAGGAGAGTCCATGAAGAACCTCG CCAGTCACTCTGCGGTTCCAGGAAACGGTCCGTCGCATCAAAACTCCTGTGGCTCAAACCCCGCTGCAGAGGCCCTCCTCCCTCGCCCGTTTCGCCTGGAGTCTCTGGGCATCATGCCTGCCAACACCAAAGCCAAGAGGAAGAAGAGCAAGATGTACGTCTCCTGTGATGGTATCTGA
- the zgc:158258 gene encoding specifically androgen-regulated gene protein translates to MKRHMHRNTDSTNSCDRIISFNSRASDGSSQHLSAEETACLTFLEETIESIVTEDSALSSDDAQSSGNTIGKNHHVTCSVHQDTSSRNSFPVTAGLQDLSAEEKECLKFLEDTIDSIEDGGLSMDDAESRNIMGKKHHISPKKNYLVPTPLVLAISNGNIPLKKGMVSSKENPLPNKDNSPPNDQPSSDDAPRWGLLSYDELCKSVSMIKTSVDKQPSAHGGQMYSKKPQNISESCCSKPNPPPIAPKPKMIPSHVAILNHKGRIIPNPESNLHHLSTSRENRGLMRPDKAKLKEDVIPENQKD, encoded by the exons ATGAAGagacacatgcacagaaacacgGACAGCACCAACAGCTGTGATCGAATCATCAGCTTCAACTCTCGAGCT agtGATGGTAGCTCACAGCATCTCTCTGCAGAAGAGACGGCTTGTCTCACATTTTTGGAGGAGACCATCGAGTCCATAGTTACAGAGGATAGTGCTCTGTCCAGTGATGATGCCCAATCTTCTGGAAACACGATTGGCAAAAACCATCACGTCACATGCAGCGTTCATCAGGACAC gtcatcccgCAACTCTTTTCCAGTGACTGCTGGCTTGCAGGATCTCTCTGCAGAAGAGAAGGAATGTCTCAAGTTTTTAGAGGACACCATCGATTCCATAGAGGATGGAGGTCTGTCCATGGATGATGCTGAGTCTAGGAACATTATGGGCAAAAAACATCACATCAGTCCAAAAAAGAATTACCTGGTTCCTACACCTCTTGTCCTGGCAATCAGCAATGGTAATATCCCTCTCAAAAAAGGAATGGTATCTTCCAAGGAAAACCCCCTACCAAATAAGGATAATAGCCCTCCGAATGATCAACCATCATCTGATGATGCACCCCGTTGGGGGCTTTTGTCCTATGATGAGCTATGCAAGAGTGTCTCCATGATAAAAACCTCAGTTGATAAGCAACCTTCTGCACATGGTGGCCAGATGTATTCTAAAAAACCCCAGAACATTTCAGAAAGCTGTTGCAGTAAGCCCAATCCTCCACCCATAGCCCCTAAGCCCAAGATGATACCTTCACATGTAGCCATTTTGAATCATAAAGGACGCATCATCCCTAATCCAGAGTCAAATCTGCATCACTTATCTACATCTCGTGAAAATCGTGGTTTGATGAGACCAGACAAGGCCAAGCTAAAGGAGGATGTAATACCAGAAAACCAGAAGGACTAG
- the yod1 gene encoding ubiquitin thioesterase OTU1 yields MLRLRCKAKNGTHLMQGLTHQSCVQELKDKVEELTGIPCDVQKIMVGYPPSSLDLRNGQAHLKDYPIKSGDTLIVEEEKNKPKVTTPKTPLLDCTPVLERRTVPADNSCLFTSVNYVVEGGVYNAACAPDMRQLIAHIVASDPTSYSEAVLGKSNEDYCAWIRRSDTWGGAIELSILSKFYQCEICVVDTQTVRVDRFGEDAGYGKRVLLIYDGIHYDPLQMLVPGTDCPPQTIFSTSDDVILAQALELADEARRKRQYTDVNRFALRCMTCQTGLVGQKEAREHAKETGHTNFGEV; encoded by the exons ATGCTGCGATTGCGGTGCAAGGCCAAGAACGGGACTCATCTGATGCAAGGCCTGACGCACCAGTCCTGTGTTCAGGAGCTGAAAGACAAGGTGGAAGAGCTGACAGGAATCCCGTGCGACGTGCAGAAGATCATGGTGGGCTACCCACCCTCGAGCTTGGATCTCCGCAACGGACAGGCACATCTGAAAGATTACCCTATAAAATCCG GAGACACGCTAATTGTAGAGGAGGAAAAGAACAAGCCTAAAGTCACCACGCCGAAAACCCCTCTCTTGGACTGTACACCTGTGCTGGAGCGTCGCACTGTACCCGCTGACAACTCGTGTCTGTTCACTAGCGTTAATTACGTGGTGGAGGGAGGCGTGTATAACGCGGCCTGCGCGCCCGACATGCGCCAGCTCATTGCCCACATCGTAGCCAGCGACCCCACCTCGTACTCCGAGGCCGTGCTGGGGAAAAGCAACGAGGACTACTGTGCTTGGATCCGCCGCAGTGACACGTGGGGTGGCGCCATCGAGCTCTCCATCCTGTCTAAGTTCTACCAGTGCGAGATCTGCGTGGTTGACACGCAGACAGTCCGCGTGGACCGCTTCGGCGAGGATGCCGGCTACGGCAAGCGCGTGCTGCTCATCTACGACGGCATCCACTACGACCCGCTGCAGATGCTCGTGCCCGGGACGGACTGCCCGCCGCAGACCATCTTCTCCACTTCTGACGATGTCATCCTGGCGCAGGCGCTGGAGCTGGCCGACGAGGCGCGCCGCAAACGCCAGTACACGGACGTGAACCGCTTCGCGCTGCGCTGCATGACGTGTCAGACTGGTCTGGTTGGACAGAAGGAGGCGAGGGAACACGCCAAGGAGACGGGCCACACCAATTTCGGCGAGGTTTAA
- the snrpe gene encoding small nuclear ribonucleoprotein E: protein MAYRGQGQKVQKVMVQPINLIFRYLQNRSRIQVWLYEQINMRIEGCIIGFDEYMNLVLDDAEEVHMKTKNRKPLGRIMLKGDNITLLQSVSN from the exons ATGGCGTACAGAGGACAAGGGCAGAAGGTCCAGAAGGTTATGGTGCAACCCATT AACCTTATTTTCAGGTATCTACAGAAT CGATCCCGTATCCAGGTGTGGCTTTATGAGCAGATCAACATGCGGATAGAAGGCTGCATTATT GGCTTTGACGAGTACATGAACTTGGTTCTGGATGATGCAGAGGAAGTGCACATGAAGACCAAAAACAGGAAGCCTTTAG GGCGGATCATGCTGAAAGGAGACAACATCACGCTTCTACAGAGCGTCTCAAATTAA